Proteins encoded by one window of Corynebacterium amycolatum:
- a CDS encoding NAD(P)H-dependent glycerol-3-phosphate dehydrogenase, with the protein MVQVSVMGAGSWGTTLAKVFADAGNPVRLWSRRAEQAQRIQISRENHDYLPGLGLPRNIEATSDAEAALKGADVVVLGVPSQTLRDNLKVWKDFIGPETILLSLAKGVERETHLRMSEVIAEVTDLPAERIAVLSGPNLAREVAMEQPAATVIACADENNAKMIQAAVATNYFRPYTNTDVIGCEIGGACKNVIALACGMASGQGLGENTLATIITRGLAEITRLGDAVGAEDKTFAGLAGLGDLVATCSSPLSRNRTFGDRLGRGDTMEQAQHATRGQVAEGVISSISVRDLARRNGVEMPITEAVYAVCHEGAKVDETIRKLMGRSRKSE; encoded by the coding sequence ATGGTGCAGGTTTCAGTGATGGGCGCGGGGTCGTGGGGCACGACGCTCGCCAAGGTTTTTGCTGATGCGGGCAATCCTGTACGGCTGTGGTCGCGACGTGCAGAGCAGGCACAGCGTATTCAGATCAGCCGCGAAAACCACGACTACCTACCTGGGCTGGGACTGCCGCGAAACATTGAAGCCACCTCGGATGCAGAGGCCGCGCTGAAGGGCGCGGATGTGGTGGTGCTGGGCGTGCCCTCGCAGACCCTGCGTGACAATCTCAAGGTCTGGAAGGACTTCATCGGACCGGAGACGATTCTGCTCAGCCTGGCGAAGGGCGTGGAGCGTGAGACACATCTGCGCATGAGTGAGGTCATCGCTGAGGTCACAGACCTGCCAGCAGAGCGTATTGCGGTGCTATCGGGCCCGAACCTCGCCCGCGAAGTTGCGATGGAGCAGCCAGCGGCAACGGTCATTGCTTGCGCTGATGAGAACAACGCCAAGATGATTCAGGCGGCAGTCGCCACTAATTACTTCCGTCCCTACACCAACACCGATGTGATCGGCTGCGAAATCGGCGGTGCCTGCAAGAACGTCATTGCGTTGGCCTGCGGTATGGCCTCTGGGCAGGGCTTGGGTGAGAACACGTTGGCAACCATCATCACCCGTGGTCTGGCGGAAATCACACGTTTGGGCGACGCGGTTGGCGCAGAGGATAAGACCTTCGCGGGTCTAGCCGGTCTCGGCGACTTGGTGGCCACCTGTTCCTCACCACTGTCGCGTAACCGCACCTTCGGTGACCGTCTCGGTCGCGGTGACACGATGGAGCAGGCGCAGCACGCTACGCGTGGTCAGGTGGCTGAGGGTGTGATTTCTTCAATCTCGGTCCGTGACCTCGCTCGCCGCAATGGCGTGGAAATGCCAATTACTGAGGCCGTTTACGCTGTCTGCCACGAAGGCGCGAAGGTCGATGAGACAATTCGTAAGCTGATGGGGCGCAGCCGCAAGTCGGAATAA
- a CDS encoding D-alanine--D-alanine ligase family protein, with protein MTSSNSSSADRISVAVIYGGASPEHSVSCVSAGAIMDHLDENRFRVVPIGITKDGVWTVGTRETDTLRTQGRTMPEVIPGEEVALSTSPSRRGEFRYVTGDRAGEVFDTVDVIFPVLHGPHGEDGTIQGLFELSGIAYVGPGVLASAAGMDKERTKNLLQAAGLPIGKQVVLHVGESLSDEDKETLGLPVFVKPARGGSSIGISRVDDWANLDAAVELAREHDWKVIVEAGVDGAEVEIGVLQRADGSLQVSVPSLLRGTEDSDEGFYGFETKYLDDIVSAQIPAELPEDVLKALEKDARRAFRALGSDGLTRVDFFVTDNGPIINEVNTMPGFTPISMYPQMFAASGVAYEELLSALIERALVARR; from the coding sequence ATGACTTCGTCGAATAGCTCGTCTGCAGATCGCATTTCCGTCGCCGTTATCTACGGCGGCGCAAGCCCTGAACACAGTGTCTCCTGTGTCTCAGCTGGCGCAATTATGGATCACCTGGATGAGAACCGCTTCCGAGTGGTTCCCATTGGTATTACCAAGGATGGTGTCTGGACCGTCGGCACGCGTGAGACGGACACGCTGCGCACGCAGGGGCGTACGATGCCGGAGGTCATCCCAGGCGAGGAAGTTGCGCTGAGCACCTCGCCGTCACGCCGCGGTGAGTTCCGCTATGTCACCGGTGATCGCGCCGGCGAGGTTTTCGACACTGTCGACGTCATCTTCCCTGTTCTCCACGGTCCGCACGGCGAGGATGGCACAATCCAGGGGCTCTTTGAGCTTTCCGGCATTGCTTACGTCGGCCCGGGCGTGCTCGCTTCCGCGGCGGGTATGGATAAGGAACGCACGAAGAATCTCCTGCAGGCAGCGGGGCTTCCTATCGGCAAGCAGGTCGTTTTGCACGTTGGCGAGTCGCTTTCCGACGAGGACAAGGAGACCCTTGGCCTGCCGGTGTTCGTCAAACCTGCCCGTGGCGGATCGTCGATTGGTATCTCCCGCGTCGATGATTGGGCGAATCTGGATGCGGCGGTAGAGCTGGCCCGAGAGCATGACTGGAAGGTCATCGTAGAGGCCGGTGTAGACGGTGCCGAGGTGGAGATTGGCGTGTTGCAGCGCGCTGACGGCAGCCTGCAGGTATCGGTTCCGTCCTTGCTGCGTGGCACGGAGGACTCCGACGAGGGCTTCTACGGTTTTGAGACCAAGTACTTGGATGACATCGTTTCGGCGCAGATTCCGGCTGAGCTGCCAGAGGATGTTTTGAAGGCGCTGGAGAAGGATGCTCGTCGGGCGTTCAGGGCACTGGGCTCTGATGGTCTGACTCGCGTGGACTTCTTTGTCACGGATAATGGCCCGATTATCAATGAGGTCAACACCATGCCGGGTTTCACCCCGATTTCGATGTACCCGCAGATGTTTGCGGCCTCAGGTGTTGCCTACGAGGAGCTGCTCAGCGCCCTGATTGAGCGGGCGCTGGTAGCTCGTCGATAA
- a CDS encoding DUF3515 domain-containing protein: MVDAPRSGETVQSKGSRTRAGIALAIAIISILGIIFAAKIYQDSQAAKPVAISNPELPANDSPECAELLDRLPERAAGLVRAEIAEPAPEGAAVYRNLEQDRITLRCGANVPNQYNELAKTEEVKGISWLRVVDSTDESLATWFTVGREPVVAITAEGNAKADDALRDLAEALLPDSEYKNKPERGGVPLAELAAPEADKRCSGLEAALPRDLGNRHRLSAAEMPADMPKDMVIWGGTPADPVVLRCGVDEPAGYSTTTQQLTQVGDIVWFNEPTLSSGTSATWYAMGRERFVAVEMPMSEASSLMPVLSSVIADNLENISPSEEK, encoded by the coding sequence ATGGTAGACGCACCCCGATCGGGAGAAACAGTTCAGTCCAAGGGTAGCCGGACACGCGCGGGCATCGCACTCGCTATCGCCATTATCTCTATCCTCGGCATCATTTTTGCCGCAAAGATTTACCAGGATAGTCAGGCGGCGAAACCAGTCGCGATTTCCAACCCGGAGCTCCCCGCCAATGACTCGCCTGAGTGTGCGGAACTGCTCGACCGACTGCCAGAACGCGCCGCAGGTCTGGTTCGCGCCGAAATTGCAGAGCCGGCTCCAGAAGGTGCCGCTGTGTACCGAAACTTGGAACAAGACCGCATCACGCTGCGCTGTGGCGCGAACGTACCTAACCAGTACAACGAACTGGCCAAGACCGAAGAGGTCAAGGGCATTTCGTGGCTGCGCGTTGTCGACAGTACCGACGAATCTTTGGCGACTTGGTTCACCGTCGGCCGTGAGCCAGTGGTTGCGATTACCGCCGAAGGAAATGCAAAGGCGGACGACGCACTGCGTGATCTCGCCGAGGCGCTGCTCCCGGATTCCGAGTACAAGAACAAACCGGAGCGCGGCGGTGTCCCGCTGGCAGAATTGGCAGCTCCGGAAGCTGATAAGCGCTGTAGCGGCTTGGAAGCTGCCCTCCCCCGCGATCTCGGCAACCGTCACCGTCTGAGCGCAGCGGAAATGCCGGCTGACATGCCGAAGGACATGGTCATTTGGGGCGGTACCCCAGCCGATCCGGTGGTGCTGCGCTGTGGTGTCGACGAGCCGGCTGGCTACAGCACCACCACGCAGCAGCTAACACAGGTTGGTGACATTGTCTGGTTCAACGAACCAACGCTGTCCTCCGGTACCTCCGCCACCTGGTACGCCATGGGGCGTGAACGCTTCGTCGCCGTTGAAATGCCAATGTCGGAGGCCAGCTCTCTGATGCCGGTGCTCTCCTCGGTCATCGCTGACAACCTGGAGAACATCTCGCCGAGCGAAGAGAAGTAA
- a CDS encoding thiamine-phosphate kinase, with the protein MTELTIGDIGEFGVIEAIRAIAPSARNGDDAAVLTQTTPNARFVTSTDMLVEGRHFRLDWSTPQQVGAKAAVQNFADIESMGARPTAMLFAISAPLHTPVSVVTGIAEGLWQEGKQCPAELVGGDMVSGDSLVISITAMGELGGLGRPLLRSAARAGDTVIASGRIGYSAAGLALLQHCGSPAKVPSEFAQLVAAHCTPEFEYRRGATARATGVRSLTDNSDGLVVDLRAIAQASRVTLEVDSSAIAPDELQIAAGEYLAVDPWEWVLTGGEDHTLIGSTPGEPPTGFRAIGTVSKEKFDSVLIDGKPPARDAGWVSF; encoded by the coding sequence GTGACTGAATTGACCATTGGCGATATTGGCGAGTTTGGGGTCATTGAGGCTATTCGGGCTATCGCCCCGTCGGCACGCAATGGCGACGATGCCGCCGTCTTGACGCAGACAACCCCCAACGCCCGCTTTGTCACCTCCACTGACATGCTGGTGGAAGGGCGCCACTTCCGCCTGGACTGGTCGACACCTCAGCAAGTTGGAGCTAAGGCCGCGGTACAGAATTTCGCCGACATCGAATCGATGGGTGCACGTCCAACGGCAATGCTTTTCGCCATCTCAGCACCGTTGCATACTCCGGTGAGCGTGGTCACCGGTATCGCCGAGGGGTTGTGGCAGGAAGGCAAGCAATGTCCCGCGGAGCTCGTCGGTGGTGACATGGTCAGCGGAGATTCTCTGGTGATTTCCATCACTGCGATGGGCGAACTCGGTGGGCTGGGGCGGCCGCTGCTGCGCTCAGCGGCACGCGCGGGGGATACGGTGATTGCGTCGGGGCGCATCGGCTACTCTGCAGCGGGCCTTGCGCTGCTGCAGCACTGCGGAAGCCCGGCAAAGGTTCCAAGTGAGTTTGCGCAGCTGGTGGCAGCACACTGTACGCCCGAATTTGAATACCGCAGGGGGGCCACGGCGCGAGCCACAGGAGTGCGTTCACTGACGGACAATTCCGATGGACTGGTGGTGGATCTCCGCGCTATTGCGCAGGCCTCCAGGGTTACTTTGGAAGTTGACAGCAGTGCGATTGCGCCCGATGAGTTGCAGATTGCCGCTGGCGAATACCTCGCCGTCGATCCATGGGAGTGGGTGCTCACCGGCGGGGAGGACCACACACTGATTGGTTCGACACCGGGGGAGCCTCCGACGGGATTCCGCGCTATCGGCACGGTGTCGAAGGAAAAGTTCGATTCGGTGCTTATCGACGGCAAACCCCCTGCCCGCGATGCCGGTTGGGTTTCCTTTTAA
- a CDS encoding DAK2 domain-containing protein produces MSSQIGSAAIVGWVARGIDALQSRRDEINSLNVFPVPDSDTGSNMLATLSSAYEEAQKADASDVRAVTAALAAGAVRGARGNSGTVLSQVFRAVAEAASGSGIGVESVQHSLKLAVQHVSQAIANPVEGTILTVLRHAAIVAEEFEGDSIEELADTIADAARDALAKTPSQLPALQQAGVVDAGGVGLVILLDALADEVSGRAAAPVDLHVDAPHVATVEMEVMYLISLADTQAVETLRERLNPLGNSLIIAGDAGNAETAQYMVHIHTVEPGAVIEAALDFGRPEGIRIEVLDEPETTPESTRILIAVVPDGPLKDLITSSGAIAISPTPAPTPTSTPTDRAAIADQEFAENVVTKALTAMRGADEVILLPNGLVSDQELADIEFAAAAANPTLAVVSTDSIPAGLAALAVHSAELPLEVAAYAMGEAANGTRTAVIAADVDKPLTDALTEIVSDLLAGGGELVTLLLGRGAEDVDIEQVRARLDKPVEVVAYDATGIDEPVQIGIE; encoded by the coding sequence ATGTCTTCGCAGATTGGTTCTGCCGCGATTGTCGGCTGGGTTGCCCGGGGTATTGATGCGCTTCAATCCCGCCGCGATGAGATCAACAGTCTCAATGTCTTCCCAGTACCGGATTCCGATACCGGGTCGAATATGCTCGCGACGTTGAGTTCGGCGTATGAGGAAGCGCAAAAGGCAGACGCTTCCGATGTTCGCGCAGTCACCGCGGCGCTGGCTGCCGGTGCGGTGCGTGGTGCCCGCGGTAATTCGGGCACTGTGCTCTCGCAGGTTTTTCGTGCGGTGGCTGAGGCAGCTTCCGGTAGCGGCATTGGTGTTGAGTCGGTGCAGCACTCGCTAAAGCTAGCTGTACAACATGTCTCCCAGGCGATTGCCAATCCGGTGGAGGGCACGATTCTGACAGTCCTGCGTCACGCCGCGATTGTCGCGGAGGAATTTGAGGGCGACTCAATTGAGGAGCTCGCCGACACGATTGCAGATGCCGCTCGCGATGCGCTGGCGAAAACCCCCAGCCAGCTCCCGGCACTGCAGCAGGCGGGTGTGGTCGACGCCGGCGGCGTGGGGTTGGTTATTCTGCTCGACGCGCTTGCCGACGAAGTCAGCGGCCGCGCAGCCGCACCGGTTGATTTACATGTCGACGCGCCGCACGTAGCCACCGTTGAGATGGAGGTCATGTACCTGATTTCCTTGGCGGATACCCAGGCGGTGGAGACACTGCGAGAGCGGTTAAACCCGCTGGGAAACTCGCTCATCATCGCAGGTGACGCTGGTAATGCGGAGACCGCACAGTACATGGTGCATATCCACACAGTGGAGCCGGGCGCAGTTATCGAAGCGGCACTTGACTTCGGTCGTCCGGAGGGCATCCGCATCGAGGTGCTCGATGAACCGGAGACAACACCTGAGTCCACTCGCATCCTCATTGCGGTAGTGCCGGACGGTCCGCTGAAAGATCTCATCACTTCCTCTGGAGCGATTGCTATCAGCCCGACCCCCGCTCCGACTCCCACATCCACTCCAACAGATCGCGCAGCCATCGCCGACCAGGAGTTCGCTGAAAATGTGGTCACCAAGGCACTGACTGCCATGCGGGGTGCGGATGAGGTAATCCTGCTGCCAAATGGTCTAGTCAGCGACCAGGAATTGGCGGATATCGAATTCGCTGCTGCCGCGGCTAATCCGACACTCGCGGTAGTTTCTACAGACTCCATTCCGGCTGGCCTCGCGGCCTTGGCCGTGCATTCGGCTGAGCTGCCGCTGGAGGTTGCCGCGTACGCGATGGGCGAGGCTGCCAATGGCACGCGAACGGCTGTAATCGCTGCGGACGTCGATAAGCCTTTGACTGACGCGCTCACAGAGATCGTCTCAGACCTGTTGGCTGGCGGCGGGGAACTAGTGACTCTGCTGCTCGGGCGCGGAGCTGAGGACGTGGACATAGAGCAAGTGCGGGCGCGGCTGGACAAGCCTGTGGAGGTCGTAGCCTATGATGCAACTGGCATCGATGAGCCGGTGCAGATAGGAATCGAGTAG
- a CDS encoding uracil-DNA glycosylase, which translates to MDPLPVEEGWQKALEPVADDIHRMGQFLREENAAGYGYLPAGTDVLRAFTYPFDEVKVLIIGQDPYPTPGHAMGLSFSVQPDVKPVPRSLANIFKEYSSDLGLPTPSNGDLTPWSRQGVALFNRVLTVRPGAAASHRGKGWEAITEHAIKALVARDKPLVAILWGRDAQSLQRWLPGVDCICSPHPSPLSASRGFFGSRPFSRANESLIRQGATPIDWTLE; encoded by the coding sequence ATGGATCCGTTGCCGGTCGAAGAAGGGTGGCAGAAAGCGCTGGAGCCAGTGGCCGATGATATCCACCGGATGGGGCAGTTCCTGCGCGAGGAAAACGCGGCCGGCTACGGCTACCTGCCCGCGGGCACCGATGTGCTGCGCGCCTTCACTTACCCATTCGATGAGGTCAAGGTGCTCATCATCGGCCAGGACCCGTATCCGACCCCGGGGCACGCGATGGGGCTCAGCTTCTCGGTCCAACCGGATGTGAAGCCGGTACCGCGGTCGTTGGCGAATATTTTTAAGGAGTACTCCTCCGACCTGGGGCTCCCGACTCCCTCCAACGGTGACCTCACTCCGTGGAGTAGGCAGGGCGTAGCTCTGTTCAACCGTGTGCTGACCGTGCGCCCGGGTGCTGCTGCCTCGCACCGTGGTAAGGGCTGGGAGGCAATCACGGAGCATGCCATCAAAGCATTGGTCGCTCGGGACAAGCCTCTCGTGGCAATTCTGTGGGGACGCGATGCGCAGAGTTTGCAGCGTTGGCTCCCGGGCGTGGACTGCATCTGTTCGCCGCACCCGTCACCGCTGTCGGCATCCCGTGGGTTCTTCGGGTCGCGCCCGTTCAGCCGGGCCAATGAGTCGCTGATTCGTCAGGGAGCTACCCCTATCGACTGGACGCTAGAATAG